The Misgurnus anguillicaudatus chromosome 21, ASM2758022v2, whole genome shotgun sequence genome includes a window with the following:
- the LOC141353268 gene encoding uncharacterized protein yields MNISFSSIETLEATQTTYKPDTDCTSSTSSVTDVGTAQISWQEKKVVVSESKVLELFRFCQTCATIIEKREVSYLGSQMRVKWECAEGHSGTWTSCPSERGMPQSNLLLAAAILFTGSTFTKLEEWAKLINLQIFSSSTFYDIQNSYLHPVIQAEFELQKTIVLAKLFMEQQDGKMTHLSSDGRSDSPGFNAKYTSYTFMADPGREIIHSELVQVTETTSSGAMETVALRRGLDHLLDNGLHVEVLATDRSTSVKKIMREEYEEIDHQFDIWHTAKNIQSKLIAKSKKRACAALKPWIRSVRNHFWYSTAKAGGNVKTLKSTWNSILHHIIDEHTWTEGGTEHSCHHPPLTDEDREKKMWLCKDSEAYQELSRIVLNTTLQKDLENMVRFKHTGALEVFHSSLLKYAPKRQCFSYQSMKQRTNLAIMHHNENLTQKPKLDSEGKPVIIQEWSKRSKEWFTRKRYQQTTVNFRTRLMQLVLERRNDPTVIFRDTSSTLLTPDLPANIGTVPKPSKDDAGRKHKSRFAK; encoded by the exons ATGAATATCAGCTTTTCCAGTATTGAGACTTTGGAAGCCACTCAAACCACCTACAAACCAGACACAGACTGTACCTCTTCCACCAGCAGTGTCACAGACGTGGGAACTGCACAGATAAGCTGGCAGGAGAAAAAAGTTGTAGTGTCAGAGTCCAAGGTACTAGAACTGTTCAGATTCTGCCAAACATGTGCCACCATCATTGAAAAAAGAGAAGTGTCCTATCTTGGGTCCCAGATGAGGGTTAAGTGGGAGTGTGCAGAAGGTCACAGTGGAACTTGGACGTCATGTCCCTCTGAACGTGGAATGCCACAGTCTAACCTCCTTCTTGCTGCTGCCATACTATTTACTGGAAGCACATTCACCAAGTTGGAAGAGTGGGCCAAACTCATTAATCTACAGATCTTTAGCAGCAGCACATTCTACGACATACAAAACTCTTACTTGCATCCAGTCATTCAAGCTGAATTTGAGCTACAGAAAACCATTGTATTGGCGAAGTTGTTCATGGAGCAGCAAGATGGAAAAATGACACACCTTTCTTCTGATGGCCGGTCAGACAGCCCTGGGTTTAACGCAAAATACACATCTTACACTTTCATGGCTGACCCCGGCAGGGAAATTATCCATTCAGAGTTGGTCCAG GTGACCGAGACCACAAGCTCAGGGGCTATGGAGACTGTTGCGCTCAGGCGTGGATTGGACCATCTACTTGACAACGGCCTACATGTGGAGGTCTTGGCAACTGATCGTTCCACGAGTGTCAAGAAAATAATGCGCGAGGAATATGAAGAGATCGATCATCAATTTGATATTTGGCACACTGCTAAGA ATATCCAAAGCAAATTGATAGCCAAGTCCAAGAAGAGGGCATGTGCCGCGTTGAAACCTTGGATCCGCTCAGTCCGGAACCATTTCTGGTACTCTACTGCCAAGGCAGGAGGAAATGTCAAG ACACTGAAGTCGACGTGGAATTCAATTCTGCACCACATAATTGATGAACATACATGGACTGAAGGAGGTACTGAGCATAGCTGTCATCACCCACCTCTCACTGATGAAGACCGGGAGAAAAAAATGTGGCTGTGTAAGGATAGTGAAGCATATCAGGAGCTGTCTAGAATAGTCCTCAACACAACACTCCAGAAGGATCTAGAAAACATGGTCCGTTTCAAACACACAG GTGCCTTGGAAGTATTCCACAGTTCCCTCTTAAAATATGCTCCAAAGAGACAGTGCTTTTCCTACCAGAGTATGAAGCAGAGAACAAACTTGGCCATCATGCATCACAATGAGAACCTGACTCAGAAACCAAAGCTGGATTCAGAAG GAAAACCTGTGATCATTCAAGAATGGAGCAAGCGTTCAAAAGAATGGTTCACAAGAAAGAGGTATCAGCAAACCACAGTCAACTTCAGAACCAGATTGATGCAGTTGGTGTTGGAGAGGCGGAATGATCCTACTGTCATCTTCAGGGACACATCTTCAACTCTTCTTACACCTGACCTGCCTGCTAACATAGGAACAGTCCCCAAACCATCCAAAGATGATGCAGGCCGTAAACACAAGAGTCGTTTTGCTAAATGA
- the LOC141353269 gene encoding uncharacterized protein translates to MMDDTDRSFLVAEENIAEYEGYLFEPEYSPDEIRQRREQQQAALASSAIVASERSRADSSWWCSCQHCPQQRTEVESLCCQEWNRGQFLLREAEEMEDGSELSCLNQHSSFQAHLDRGVLETFFHLDRINWRKQRRSQGPGGQLSNRQLRLVGYRIILEWVLRGERLGRHNRAVLPACVVDAVRQRYPSPDGQYTGFLEVREAAEGIE, encoded by the exons ATGATGGACGATACCGACCGCAGTTTTTTGGTTGCTGAGGAGAATATTGCCGAATATGAAGGCTATTTATTTGAGCCAGAATATTCTCCCGATGAAATAAGGCAACGGAGGGAACAACAGCAGGCAGCTCTGGCTAGTAGCGCCATCGTTGCGTCTGAACGTTCTCGAGCTGACAGCAGTTGGTGGTGCTCCTGTCAACATTGCCCACAACAACGAACAGAAGTGGAGTCACTTTGTTGTCAGGAATGGAACCGCGGTCAGTTTTTGCTGAGAGAGGCAGAGGAGATGGAAGACGGATCCGAGCTGTCCTGCCTAAACCAACACAGCAGCTTTCAAGCTCATCTGGACAGAGGGGTCCTGGAAACGTTTTTCCACTTGGATAGAATTAATTGGAGGAAACAGAGAAGATCACAGGGCCCAGGAGGACAACTGTCAAATAGACAA TTGCGTTTGGTTGGCTATCGAATAATTCTGGAATGGGTGCTAAGAGGCGAGCGTTTGGGGAGACACAACCGAGCAGTTCTCCCCGCCTGCGTCGTGGATGCTGTAAGGCAACGGTATCCGTCCCCTGACGGCCAATACACTGGTTTCCTCGAAGTGAGAGAGGCAGCAGAAGGAATCGAGTAG